The DNA segment ATGTCGACTTCAAATACCTCAACGACCGGGGCGATATCGTCAAGCGTTCGCACCCGTTCGAAGGCATCGTGCCGAATCTCGAGCGCCGCTACCGAGAGACCGAGTCGGCAAGCGTACGCGAAGAGCTGGCCAAGTTCCTCAGCCACCAGGCTTGCCCGGACTGCCGCGGCACCCGCCTGCGTCGTGAAGCGCGACACGTGTGGGTAGGCGAGAAAACCCTGCCGGCCGTGACCAACCTGCCGATCGGCGATGCCTGCGAGTACTTCGCCGACCTGAAGATGACCGGCCGCCGCGGTGAGATCGCCGACAAGATCCTCAAGGAGATTCGCGAGCGCCTACAGTTTCTGGTCAACGTCGGGCTCGATTACCTGTCGCTGGATCGCAGTGCCGACACCCTTTCCGGTGGCGAGGCGCAACGGATTCGTCTGGCCAGCCAGATCGGTGCGGGTCTCGTGGGCGTCTTGTACATCCTCGATGAACCGTCCATCGGCCTGCATCAACGCGATAACGACCGTCTCCTCGGCACCCTCAAGCACCTGCGCGATATCGGCAACACAGTGATTGTGGTCGAGCACGACGAAGACGCGATTCGTCTGGCTGACTATGTCGTGGATATCGGCCCGGGCGCCGGTGTACACGGCGGGCAGATCGTCGCCGAAGGCACGCCGGACGAAGTCATGGCGCACCCGGATTCCCTGACTGGTAAATACCTCTCGGGCCGAGTGAAGATCGAAGTGCCGGCCAAGCGCACGCCACGCAACAAGAAGCTCAACCTGTCGCTCAGAGGCGCGCGCGGCAACAACCTGCGCAACGTCGATCTTGACATTCCGATCGGCCTGCTTACATGCGTAACCGGCGTGTCCGGCTCGGGCAAGTCGACACTGATCAACAACACGCTGTTCCCGCTGAGCGCCACCGCGCTCAACGGTGCGACCACGCTGGAAGCAGCCGCACATGACAGCATCAAGGGCCTTGAGCACCTGGACAAGGTCGTCGATATCGACCAGAGCCCCATCGGCCGAACACCGCGGTCCAACCCGGCAACGTATACCGGGCTGTTCACGCCGATTCGCGAACTGTTCGCCGGCGTGCCGGAGTCGCGTTCACGCGGCTACGGGCCGGGGCGTTTCTCGTTCAACGTCAAGGGCGGTCGTTGCGAAGCCTGCCAGGGCGATGGCCTGATCAAGGTGGAGATGCACTTCCTCCCGGACATCTATGTGCCGTGCGACGTGTGCAAGAGCAAGCGCTATAACCGCGAAACCCTTGAGATCAAATACAAGGGCAAGAGCATTCACGAAACCCTCGAGATGACCATCGAGGAAGCCCGCGAATTCTTCGACGCGGTGCCGGCGCTGGCGCGCAAGCTGCAGACACTGATGGATGTTGGCCTGTCGTACATCAAGCTCGGGCAGTCGGCGACCACGCTATCGGGCGGTGAAGCGCAGCGGGTCAAGTTGTCTCGCGAGCTGTCCAAGCGTGATACCGGCAAAACCCTGTATATCCTCGACGAGCCGACCACCGGTCTGCACTTCGCCGATATCCAGCAATTGCTCGACGTGCTGCATCGCCTGCGTGATCACGGCAACACGGTGGTGGTGATCGAGCACAACCTCGATGTGATCAAGACTGCCGACTGGCTGGTCGACCTCGGGCCGGAAGGCGGTTCCAAGGGCGGGCAAATCATTGCCACCGGTACGCCGGAGGAAGTGGCCGAGATGAAGCAATCTCATACAGGTCATTACCTCAAGCCGCTGTTGATCCGCGACCGGGCGTAAACGCCAGGCATGAAAAAGCCCCTGGCACTGTTGAAGTGACAGGGGCTTTTTTACATCGAAGACATCAGGACGCGTGGGATTGCAGGTAGTTCTCGAGACCGATGAGCTTGATCAGCCCCAACTGCTTTTCCAGCCAGTAGGTGTGATCTTCTTCGGTGTCATTGAGCTGAACCCGCAGGATCTCGCGGCTGACGTAATCCTTGTGTTGCTCGCACAGCTCGATGCCTTTGCACAGCGCAGCGCGAACCTTGTATTCGAGACGCAGATCCGCTTCGAGCATGGTCGGCACTGTGGTGCCTACATCAAGATCATCCGGACGCATGCGCGGCGTGCCTTCGAGCATCAGAATACGCCGCATCAACGCGTCGGCGTGGCCGGCTTCTTCTTCCATCTCGTGGTTGATTCGCTCGTAGAGCTTGGTGAACCCCCAGTCCTCATACATCCGCGAATGAACAAAATATTGGTCACGCGCGGCCAGTTCGCCGGTCAGCAACGTGTTGAGGTAATCGATTACGTCTGGGTGGCCTTGCATCGCCCTACATCTCCCTGCTTGAAAGTCTGTAGTTTGAACCAACCTGACCGGAAGGTCACCCCGCCGGACGCAATAAAAGTGAAGAATATCCGAGAAAAGTAGGCTAAATAACGCAAAAACCGCCCAAATGAGGGCGGTTCTGCTTCTCGTTTAGACTTCGTTAAGCTGTACGTTGAGCAGCTTTGCGATTGCGTCTCCATACGCCGGATCGGCCTGGTAAAAGTACATCAGTGCCCGGTCAATCACATCGGAAGAGACGCCACTCATGGAACCGGCAAGGTTGGTGGTCAGCAACGTCTGCTGTTCAGGACTCATCAATCGAAAGAGCGCACCCGCGTAGCTGAAATAATCGGTGTCCACGCGGTGGTCATATCGATCCGCGCTACCGCTGAGCATCAGCGCCGGCTCCCTGTAGCTCGGATCCTGTTTCGGAGACCCGGAATAGCTGTTCGGCTCGTAATTCGGCGCGCCTGTCCCATAACTGGGGGATGCCATGGCGCCGTCTCGCTGGTACGTATTGACCGGGCTGCGCGCCGCGTTGACTGGTAACTGCTGATGATTGGTACCGACTCGATAACGCTGCGCATCGGCATAGGCAAATACACGTCCCTGAAGCATGCGGTCGGGAGACAAACCAACCCCCGGAACAACATTGCTTGGTGCGAGCGCGGCCTGTTCAACCTCCGCGTGATAGTTTTGCGGGTTCCGGTTCAGTTCCAGAATGCCGACCTTGATCAGCGGAAACTCCCGCTGTGACCATGTTTTGGTGACATCGAACGGATTGTCGTGATGTGCCGCAGCCTGTGCTTCAGTCATGACCTGCATGCACACATCCCATTGCGGGAAATCGCCTCGAGCAATTGCATTAAACAAGTCGCGTTGAGCGTAATCCGGATCAGTGCCCGCAAGCTCTGCAGCAACAGCAGGATCGAGGTTCTTGATCCCTTGCCGGGTTTTATAGTGCCATTTCACCCAATGACGCTCGCCCTGACTGTTGATCAGGCTGAACGTGTGACTGCCGAACCCGTGCATATGGCGGTAACCGTCTGGAATGCCCCTGTCAGAAAACAGGATGGTGATCTGGTGGAGGGCTTCCGGCGAATGAGACCAGAAATCCCAGACATTTTGGGCACTCTTCAAATTGCTGTGCGGGTCACGCTTTTGCGTGTGGATGAAATCGGGAAACTTCAATGGATCGCGGATAAAGAACACCGGGGTATTGTTACCAACAACGTCCCAATTTCCCTCGTTGGTGTAGAACCGCAACGCAAAACCACGCGGATCGCGCGCAGTATCTGCCGAGCCACGCTCACCGCCGACAGTGGAAAAACGCAGGAAGGTCGGCGTCTGCTTGCCAACTGCCGAGAACAGATCGGCCTTGGAATAGCGGGTGATATCTGAAGTCACAGTAAAGGTGCCATAGGCACCTGAGCCCTTGGCGTGTACGCGGCGCTCGGGAATATTCTCTCGGTTGAAGTGCGCAAGCTTTTCAATCAGGTGGAAATCAGTGAGCAATATTGGACCCAATGGGCCAGCAGTCAGGGAATTCTGGTTGTCGGCAACGGGCACGCCACTGGCTGTGGTCAAGGTATTGTTCTGAGTCATGTGATCTTCTTCCTCTATCAATTTTGATATGCCAGGTAACAGCTTGAGGGGAAGTATTCATCTTCTTCTTGAAAGCTACTAATGCATTAATCTGTAGGCATCAATAGGAAATAACTAACGATCATTTCCCCCTGTCGATAATGCAGACTCAAGCAGCATAGTAGCTTGTATGCATGATGCTTTTTTCGAGACACAAAAAACCGGGCACTAGGCCCGGTTTTTCATATCAGACTGACGTCTTACTCGGCGGATACAGCTTCGCCAGCAGTAGCACGATCAACCAACTCGACGTACGCCATAGGCGCGTTGTCGCCAGCGCGGAAACCGCACTTGAGGATGCGCAGGTAGCCACCCTCACGGGTAGCGTAACGCTTGCCCAGGTCGTTGAAGAGCTTACCAACGATAGCTTTCGAACGAGTACGGTCGAAAGCCAGACGGCGGTTAGCCAGGCTGTCTGTCTTGGCCAGAGTGATCAGCGGCTCGGCAACCCGGCGCAGTTCTTTGGCTTTTGGCAGAGTAGTTTTGATCAGCTCGTGCTCGAACAGCGACACCGCCATGTTTTGGAACATGGCCTTGCGGTGCGAGCTGGTGCGGCTCAGGTGACGACCACTTTTACGATGACGCATGGTTCATTCCTTACCAAACACTACGTTCGGTGATTACGACGATCAGGCAGTCGCCTTGTCGTCCTTCTTAAGACTTGCAGGCGGCCAGTTGTCGAGGCGCATGCCGAGGGACAGACCGCGGGAGGCCAGAACGTCCTTGATTTCAGTCAAGGATTTCTTGCCCAGGTTCGGAGTCTTCAACAGCTCTACTTCGGTACGCTGAATCAGGTCGCCGATGTAGTAGATGTTTTCCGCCTTAAGGCAGTTAGCCGAACGTACAGTCAGTTCCAGATCGTCAACCGGGCGAAGCAGGATCGGATCGATCTCGTCTTCCTGCTCGACAACCACTGGCTCACTGTCACCTTTGAGGTCGACGAACGCAGCCAACTGCTGTTGCAGGATGGTTGCAGCGCGACGGATAGCCTCTTCAGGGTCCAGAGTACCGTTGGTTTCCAGATCAATAACCAGCTTGTCCAGGTTGGTGCGCTGTTCGACACGGGCGTTTTCCACCACGTAAGCGATACGGCGAACCGGGCTGAACGAAGAATCGAGCTGCAAGCGACCGATGCTGCGGCTTTCGTCTTCATCGCTCTGACGCGAGTCGGCTGGTTCATAACCACGACCACGAGCTACGGTGAGCTTCATGTTCAGGGCGCCGTTAGACGCCAGGTTAGCGATTACGTGATCGGGATTAACGATCTCGACATCATGATCCAGCTGAATATCGGCAGCGGTAACCACCCCCGAACCCTTCTTCGACAAGGTCAGCGTAACTTCGTCACGACCGTGCAGCTTGATGGCCAGACCTTTAAGGTTCAACAGGATTTCAATTACGTCTTCCTGTACACCTTCGATGGCGCTGTACTCGTGGAGCACACCGTCAATCTCGGCCTCGACTACTGCGCAGCCGGGCATTGAGGACAACAGGATGCGGCGCAGCGCGTTGCCCAGGGTGTGGCCAAAACCACGCTCGAGAGGCTCGAGAGTGATCTTGGCGCGGGTTGGACTGACAACCTGCACATCAATGTGGCGGGGTGTCAGGAACTCATTTACCGAAATCTGCATGGATGCACCTATTTTCTAGCCCTTACTTGGAGTAGAGCTCGACAATCAGGCTTTCGTTGATGTCGGCGGACAGATCACTGCGAGCAGGAACGTTCTTGAAAACGCCCGACTTCTTCTCAGTGTCTACTTCTACCCATTCTACGCGGCCACGTTGGGCACACAGATCGAGAGCTTGGACAATGCGAAGCTGGTTTTTTGCTTTCTCGCGAACTGCAACCACGTCACCAGCACGAACCTGATACGACGGAACGTTTACGGTCTGACCGTTAACGCTGATCGACTTGTGCGATACCAGCTGACGGGATTCGGCACGAGTCGAACCAAAGCCCATACGGTATACAACGTTGTCCAGACGGCATTCGAGCAGTTGCAGCAGGTTTTCACCGGTTGCACCTTTCTTGCCAGCAGCTTCTTTGTAGTAGCCGCTGAACTGACGCTCGAGAACGCCGTAGATACGACGGACCTTCTGCTTTTCACGCAGTTGGGTGCCGTAATCGGACTGGCGACCGCGGCGCTGGCCGTGGATACCAGGTGCTGCTTCAATGTTGCACTTCGATTCGATCGCGCGCACGCCGCTCTTCAGGAAGAGATCGGTGCCTTCGCGACGAGCGAGTTTGCATTTTGGACCAATGTAACGAGCCATTCTTTACAATCTCCTGGATTACACGCGGCGCTTCTTCGGCGGACGGCACCCGTTGTGCGGGATTGGCGTCACGTCGGTGATGCTGGCGATCTTGTAGCCACAGCCGTTCAAAGCGCGGACTGCGGATTCACGACCTGGACCTGGACCCTTGACGTTGACGTCGAGGTTTTTCAGGCCGTATTCCAGCGCAGCTTGACCAGCACGTTCAGCAGCTACCTGAGCAGCGAACGGGGTGGACTTGCGGGAACCGCGGAAACCCGAACCACCGGAGGTAGCCCAGGAAAGAGCGTTACCTTGACGGTCGGTAATGGTCACGATGGTGTTGTTAAAAGATGCATGGATGTGGGCGATGCCATCAACCACTGTCTTTTTAACTTTTTTACGAGGACGAGCAGCAGGTTTTGCCATGATTAAATTCCTGTCGATTCGCTGGGGCGATTACTTGCGGATCGGCTTACGCGGACCTTTACGGGTACGCGCGTTGGTCTTGGTACGCTGACCGCGTACTGGCAGACCACGACGATGACGCAGACCGCGATAGCAACCGAGGTCCATCAAGCGCTTGATTTTCATGTTGATTTCGCGACGCAGGTCACCTTCAGTGGTGAACTTCGCCACTTCGCCACGCAGCTGTTCAATTTGCTCGTCGCTCAGATCTTTGATCTTTGCTGCTGGGTTTACCCCAGTCACTGCACAGATCTTCTGCGCAGTAGTGCGACCAACACCATAGATGTAGGTCAGCGAGATAACAGTATGCTTGTTATCTGGAATGTTAACGCCTGCAATACGGGCCATTCAGTGGGACTCCAATTGACAGCTACCTACGCCCCGGAAGCCAAGAAATAGGGCGCGAGATAATATCGCTGTAATAACAAATAATCAACCCGGTAGCGCACTAGCTACCGGGCTTGAAGCACAATCACACTCAGCCTTGGCGCTGTTTGTGACGCGGTTCCGCGCTGCAAATTACTCGAACAACACCTTCGCGGCGAATAATCTTGCAGTTACGGCACAGCTTTTTCACCGATGCACGAACTTTCATCACCAACTCCTCGAACCTTATGGGTACTCAGCGCAACATGCCGCTGCCGTAACCCTTCAGGTTGGCTTTCTTCATCAGGGATTCGTACTGGTGCGAAACGAGGTGCGATTGTACTTGGGACATGAAGTCCATCACAACCACGACCACGATCAGCAACGAGGTCCCGCCAAGGTAGAACGGTACGTTTGCCGCAACCACCAGGAACTGGGGCAACAGACACACGGCCGTCATGTAAAGAGCACCGAACAGGGTCAAACGAGTCAGAACGCCATCAATGTAGCGCGCAGACTGCTCACCTGGACGGATACCCGGAATAAAGGCACCGGACTTCTTCAGGTTTTCCGCTACGTCTTTCGGATTGAACATCAACGCCGTATAGAAGAAGCAGAAGAAAATAATCCCTGCACTAAACAGCAGAATATTCAACGGCTGACCAGGAGCGATCGACTGCGAGATGTCCTGCAACCAGCCCATACCTTCAGACTGACCGAACCAGGCACCCAACGAAGCCGGGAACAGCAAAATGCTGCTCGCGAAAATAGCCGGAATAACACCGGCCATGTTCACCTTCAGCGGCAAGTGGCTTGTCTGCGCAGCGAAGACCTTGCGGCCCTGCTGACGCTTGGCGTAGTGAACAGCAATACGACGCTGGCCACGCTCAATGAACACCACGAAACCGATAATCGCTACTGCCAGCAAACCGATGGCAACCAGGGCGAAGATATTGATATCACCCTGACGCGCAGACTCGAAAGACTGCCCGATTGCTCTCGGAAGACCGGCGACGATACCCGAAAAAATCAACATCGAGATACCGTTGCCAACACCACGCTCAGTAATCTGCTCACCCAGCCACATCATGAACATCGCACCAGCCACAAATGTGGTTACCGCAACGAAATGGAAGCCTAAGTCACCAGTGAACGCCACGCCCTGCCCCGCCAGACCAATGGACATGCCAATGGCCTGAACGAGAGCGAGAGCGACGGTGAGGTAGCGGGTGTACTGGCTGATCTTGCGACGGCCAGCTTCACCTTCCTTCTTCAACTGCTCCAGCTGTGGGCTGACGGCGGTCATCAACTGCATGATGATCGATGCCGAAATGTACGGCATGATCCCCAGTGCAAAGATGCTCATCCGTTCCAGCGCACCGCCGGAGAACATGTTGAACAAGCTAAGAATGGTCCCCTCATTCTGTCGAAACAGGTCTGCGAGTCGGTCCGGGTTGATACCTGGAACCGGGATGTGTGCGCCTATTCGGTAGACGATAATCGCCAGGAACAGAAAACGCAGACGAGCCCAGAGTTCAGACATACCGCCTTTGCCGAGCGCAGAGAGAGCACCTTGCTTAGCCATTTATTCCTCGAACTTGCCGCCAGCTGCTTCGATAGCCGCACGCGCACCTTTGGTGGCGCCGATTCCCTTGCCGATAGTGACAGCGCGAGTCACTTCACCGGACAGCATGATTTTCACACGCTGCACGTTGACGTTGATCACGTTGGCATCTTTCAGGGACTGCACAGTAACGATGTCGCCTTCCACTTTGGCCAGCTCGGACAGACGCACTTCTGCGCGATCCATGGCTTTCAGGGAAACGAAACCGAACTTAGGCAGACGACGATGCAGCGGCTGTTGACCGCCTTCAAAGCCTGGAGCAATGGTGCCACCGGAGCGGGAGGTCTGACCTTTGTGACCACGGCCACCAGTCTTGCCCAAACCACTACCGATACCACGGCCCGGACGATGCTTTTCGCGACGGGAACCCGGCGCTGGACTCAGATCATTGAGTTTCATCGATTAACCCTCGACACGCAGCATGTAGTAAGCCTTGTTGATCATCCCGCGATTCTCGGGAGTATCCTGGACTTCTACAGTGTGACCGATGCGACGCAGACCCAGACCCTTAACGCACAGTTTGTGGTTAGGGATGCGGCCGGTCATGCTTTTGATCAGCGTTACTTTAACGGTAGCCATGATTACTTGATCTCCTCAACGCGCAGGCCACGCTTGGCAGCGATGGACTCAGGAGATTGCATAGCCTTCAGACCCTTGAAAGTGGCGTGAACCACGTTTACCGGGTTGGTCGAGCCGTAGCACTTGGCCAGAACGTTCTGAACGCCAGCAACTTCGAGGACAGCACGCATAGCGCCGCCAGCGATGATACCGGTACCTTCAGAAGCAGGCTGCATGTACACCTTCGAAGCGCCGTGAGCGGACTTCATTGCGTACTGCAGAGTAGTGCCGTTCAGGTCAACTTGAATCATGTTGCGGCGAGCAGCTTCCATTGCCTTCTGGATCGCAGCAGGCACTTCACGCGACTTGCCACGGCCGAAGCCAACACGCCCTTTACCATCACCAACCACGGTCAACGCGGTGAAAGTGAAGATACGGCCGCCTTTAACGGTTTTGGCTACGCGGTTAACTTGAACCAGCTTCTCAATGTAGCCTTCGTCGCGCTTTTGGTCGTTATTTGACATAACTTAGAACTCCAGCCCAGCTTCACGAGCAGCATCAGCCAGCGCTTTAACGCGGCCGTGGTACTTGAAGCCAGAGCGGTCGAAAGCCACTTGCGATACGCCAGCGGCCTTAGCACGCGTAGCGACCAGCTGGCCAACCTTTGTGGCCGCGTCGATGTTGCCAGTGGCACCATCACGCAGTTCTTTATCCAAAGTCGAGGCACTTGCCAGGACTTTGTTGCCGTCGGCCGAGATGACCTGGGCGTAGATGTGCTGCGACGAGCGGAACACGCAGAGACGCACGACTTCGAGTTCGTGCATTTTCAGGCGTGCTTTGCGAGCGCGACGCAGTCGAGTAACTTTTTTGTCGGTCATTTGCTATGCCCTACTTCTTCTTGGCTTCTTTACGACGGACGACTTCGTCCGCGTAGCGCACACCTTTGCCTTTGTACGGCTCTGGTGGACGGAAGTCGCGGATCTCAGCGGCCACTTGACCTACCAGCTGCTTGTCGATGCCCTTGATCAGGATATCGGTCTGGCTAGGAGTCTCAGCGGTGATGCCTTGCGGCAGTTCGTAATCCACTGGGTGCGAGAAGCCAAGAGCCAGGTTCAGAACCTGACCTTTTGCTTGCGCCTTGTAACCAACACCGACCAGCTGGAGCTTGCGCTCGAAGCCTTGGCTTACGCCCTGGACCATGTTGTTTACCAACGCACGCGTGGTACCGGCCATTGCGCGAGTCTGTTGATCGCCATTGCGAGCAGCGAAACGCAGCTCACCAGCTTCTTCAACGATCTCAACGGACGAATGGATGTTCAGTTCAAGAGTACCCTTGGCACCCTTCACCGAAAGCTGTTGCCCTGCGAATTTGACTTCGACACCGGCTGGCAGCTTAACGGGGTTCTTAGCGACGCGAGACATGCTTATCCCCCCTTAGAACACAGTGCAAAGAACTTCGCCGCCGACACCGGCAGCGCGCGCAGCACGATCCGTCATCACACCTTTGTTGGTGGAGACGATAGACACGCCAAGACCGCCACGAACTTTCGGCAGATCTTCAACGGACTTGTACTGACGCAGGCCTGGACGACTAACGCGCTTCACTTCTTCGATAACCGGACGGCCTTCGAAGTACTTCAGCGAGATGGACAACGACGGCTTGGCGTCGGTGGTGATCTGAAAATCCGCGATGTAACCTTCGTCCTTCAGGACTTTTGCTACAGCAGCCTTCAACGTGGAAGACGGCATGCTTACGACAGACTTTTCAGCCATCTGGGCATTACGGATTCGAGTTAGCATGTCCGCTAACGGGTCCTGCATACTCATGGGCTAGACGCTCCTAATACAGAAAAATTAGCCTTGCGGCTACTACTTGTCGCCGAGAACTTCCGGGCATGAAAAAACACGGGCTCAGGCGAGCCGGTCATTCTAGACACACCCCAGAAATGAATCAAGCCCCAAAAGGGGCTTGATTCATATTCAAGGCACCGATGGTCAGGTTTTTGCAAACCGGACCATCGAGGCTTTGACGACTATTACCAGCTGGCTTTAACCAGACCTGGAACGTCACCACGCATTGCAGCTTCACGCAGCTTGTTACGGCCGAGGCCGAACTTGCGGTAAACGCCGTGCGGACGACCAGTCAGGCGGCAACGGTTACGCATGCGCGAGGCACTTGCGTCACGTGGTTGCTTCTGCAGAGCTACGGTAGCTTCCCAACGCGCTTCTGGACTCGCGTTCAGATCGACGATGATAGCTTTCAGCGCTGCACGCTTGGTGGCGTACTTGGCAACGGTGAGCTGACGCTTCAGCTCACGGTTTTTCATGCTCTTCTTGGCCATTTT comes from the Pseudomonas granadensis genome and includes:
- the rpsH gene encoding 30S ribosomal protein S8, encoding MSMQDPLADMLTRIRNAQMAEKSVVSMPSSTLKAAVAKVLKDEGYIADFQITTDAKPSLSISLKYFEGRPVIEEVKRVSRPGLRQYKSVEDLPKVRGGLGVSIVSTNKGVMTDRAARAAGVGGEVLCTVF
- the rplF gene encoding 50S ribosomal protein L6, with translation MSRVAKNPVKLPAGVEVKFAGQQLSVKGAKGTLELNIHSSVEIVEEAGELRFAARNGDQQTRAMAGTTRALVNNMVQGVSQGFERKLQLVGVGYKAQAKGQVLNLALGFSHPVDYELPQGITAETPSQTDILIKGIDKQLVGQVAAEIRDFRPPEPYKGKGVRYADEVVRRKEAKKK
- the rpsN gene encoding 30S ribosomal protein S14, whose product is MAKKSMKNRELKRQLTVAKYATKRAALKAIIVDLNASPEARWEATVALQKQPRDASASRMRNRCRLTGRPHGVYRKFGLGRNKLREAAMRGDVPGLVKASW